Proteins encoded together in one Macrobrachium rosenbergii isolate ZJJX-2024 chromosome 45, ASM4041242v1, whole genome shotgun sequence window:
- the LOC136829708 gene encoding E3 SUMO-protein ligase ZBED1-like, with the protein MEEWDISDKVQAIVTDNGANMVAGVRESGFKQIPCFAHLLNLVVQDSLNSSQSLGPIIQKCSTIVSFFHHSTKAMDKLKEIQQQLNVPEHKLINSVVTRWNSVFYKIQRILEQTQAVTTALCFLGKPTMCLDEDDLEKLKDGMTALQPFEEVTREISAQKYVSISKVIPLATLLLSTSADLAKNGNELASHLTQSCRTRFLNIEQNYPIAASTYLDPRFKSLPFKNSENARITKEKIIREFQSIRTTQGTLQVQEPGPLAAPTQKDRGIWSMFDQACERNKEERSSMADAHVEMRLYSEEQLLNRETDPLAWWKSREECLKVSSRLAKKYLGIVATSVPSERLFSQAGQLILDRRARIKPKNVNMVLFLNSYLKK; encoded by the coding sequence ATGGAAGAGTGGGATATTTCTGACAAAGTGCAAGCTATTGTCACGGACAATGGAGCTAACATGGTAGCAGGGGTTCGTGAATCAGGTTTCAAGCAAATACCATGTTTTGCTCATTTACTGAATCTGGTAGTTCAAGATTCACTGAACTCCAGCCAGTCATTAGGACCAATTATACAGAAGTGCAGTAccattgtttccttttttcatcaCAGCACCAAGGCTATGGACAAACTAAAAGAAATTCAGCAACAACTAAATGTCCCTGAACACAAACTTATCAATTCTGTGGTGACTCGTTGGAATTCTGTATTTTACAAGATACAGAGAATATTGGAGCAGACTCAGGCAGTCACAACAGCCCTTTGCTTTCTAGGAAAACCAACAATGTGCCTGGATGAAGATGACTTAGAAAAGCTTAAGGATGGCATGACTGCTCTTCAACCATTTGAAGAAGTGACACGGGAAATATCAGCTCAGAAGTATGTATCCATATCAAAAGTTATCCCACTGGCAACACTGCTTCTAAGTACTTCTGCTGACCTAGCAAAGAATGGAAACGAATTAGCGAGTCATCTAACACAGTCTTGTAGGACACGCTTCTTGAACATAGAACAAAACTATCCCATTGCAGCCAGTACATATCTAGACCCAAGATTTAAGTCCCTCCCATTTAAGAATTCTGAAAATGCCAGGATAACTAAGGAGAAGATCATCCGGGAGTTTCAAAGTATCAGGACAACTCAAGGAACCTTGCAAGTGCAGGAACCAGGTCCATTAGCAGCCCCTACACAGAAAGACAGAGGAATATGGTCAATGTTTGATCAGGCAtgtgagagaaataaagaggaacGCTCTTCAATGGCTGATGCTCATGTCGAAATGAGGTTGTACAGTGAGGAGCAATTGCTCAATCGAGAAACAGATCCTCTTGCTTGGTGGAAAAGCAGGGAAGAGTGTCTAAAAGTGTCCAGTAGATTAGCCAAGAAATATCTCGGCATAGTGGCTACTTCAGTTCCCTCTGAACGCCTGTTTTCACAAGCAGGACAGCTTATTCTTGATAGGCGTGCCAGAATCAAACCAAAGAATGTAAACATGGTGCTATTTCTAAATAGTTATCTGAAGAAGTAA